CGCAACCACAGCGTCAACGGCACGCATGCTCAGTGCCTTGTCTGCGCGCTGTTCGCCACCGGAGCAGATCCACTCGATGGCGTTGTCCACGCCCATGATCCGTGTGGCGCGAACGGTACCGCCGAAACCCGGGTAGATACCCAGCTTCACTTCGGGCAGGCCGACCTTGGCGCTCTGGGCCATGATGCGGTAATCGCAGGCCAGGCACATCTCGAAACCGCCACCCAGCGCCATGCCGTTGATCGCGGCGACGGTGGGAACGTTGAGGTCTTCGAATGCGTTGAAAATCTTGTTCGCTTCGAGGTTGCCGGCGACCAGGTCTTCTTCCGGCAGCTGGAACGTATTGACGAATTCGGTGATATCGGCGCCGACGATGAACACGTCCTTGCCGCTGGTCACGATCACGCCGCGGACGCTGGCGTCGTTCTGGATGGCTTCAACCGCTGACTGCAGTTCGGCCAGAGTGGCCCGGTTGAACTTGTTGACAGACTCGCCCTGCAGGTCGAACTTGAGTTCGACGATGCCGTCTTCCAGGGCTTGAACCGTGATGGCTTTACCTTCGTAAATCATCAACTGATCTCCACGCTATAAAAGCACATGAGAAACACCGATTGGCGGACCGACCCTCACGGGGTCTGCCCTGCCAACCGGTGTCATGAACGTCCCGATGCGATGAACCCGTTAGCGAGCAAAAATTCATACGCTTGTTTGATTCGGGTCGGCACACCTTCGAGGAAAATACGCGTCTTGTCAATTGGCGGCTGGCAAAAGCATCTCGCTCGGACCATCTGTCCGCCGCCTTCTGGCTTTATAATTCAGATAGTTAACATGGATTAATGAGACCGTTTCGACGTGACGATGCATTATCGTCTCTATGAGACAGATGGCTGCCTAAGAGGTTGCAACGCCGTGTCGAGACGTTCAAGGGAGGCCAGATCGTCCGGTTCCTGCCAATGAACCACCAGCGTGAAACCGTGCCTGTCCAGCCCGAGGACGTTGTCCGGCAGCGTCACCAGCACCGCCAGTAGTCGCGCTTGAACCGACTCCCCTCCGGACATCTGCCAGACGCCGTTCAAACGTCTTGCGCTGAACTCCTGGTCGAGCGGACAGCGCGGAAGCGCCAGACGATAGCCGATGCATCCTTCGAGCCGGTCGTCGTGTTGCGACGCCTGCCTATCGACCGTAAATCCAAGTTCTCGGGCCCGGTCTCGCAGCCGGTGCAACTGTAGCTGGCGCCCGCGCGGCATCATTTTGTGCAGGGTGGATAAAAGGATAGCGGCGACCAGACCCACGATCAGCCAGGTCATGCCGTTGCACCCTTGCGGCTGGCCTCAGAAGAAAGGCTGTAGAGAGTATGGACTGGCAGGTAAACGCTGTTAGTATCGGCTGAAAAGCCAGGAGGAACCTGCATGCTTTATTCTCATCTGCTAGTGGCGGTAGATCTGATCGACGAATGCCGCGACGTTGCCGATCACGCTGTGTCGCTGGCCAAGGCATTGGACGCGAAGCTGACCCTGCTGCATGTGGTGGAGCCTCTGGCGATGGCCTACGGCGGTGATGTGCCAATGGATCTGTCGATGCTCCAGCAGCAGCAGTTCGATCAGGCCCGCGAGCGCATGCAAGCCTTCGCCGGCGACTATGGATTACCTGAAGATCAGCTGCAGATCGCTTTTGGCCATCCGCGCCAGGAAATCCATCGAGTCAGTACAGAGCAGGCCTGCGACCTGATTGTCGTCGGCAGCCATGGCCGGCACGGCCTCGCGTTATTGCTCGGCTCGACAGCCAATGACGTACTACACGGCGCGCCCTGCGACGTTATTGCGGTCAGGCTCGGCAAGAAAAAAGCCTGACCTGAGCCTCATCCCTGCAAGTCTTCGAGTTCGGCCCAGCGTTCCAGCGCCTGGTCGAGCTCGGCCTGCTTGCTTTCCATTGCAGCAATGACTGGCGCCGTCTGCTCATGGCTCCGCTGGTAGAAATCGGGCGCATTGACCTGCTGCTGAAGAACCTCTAATTC
The nucleotide sequence above comes from Halopseudomonas xinjiangensis. Encoded proteins:
- a CDS encoding universal stress protein, with protein sequence MLYSHLLVAVDLIDECRDVADHAVSLAKALDAKLTLLHVVEPLAMAYGGDVPMDLSMLQQQQFDQARERMQAFAGDYGLPEDQLQIAFGHPRQEIHRVSTEQACDLIVVGSHGRHGLALLLGSTANDVLHGAPCDVIAVRLGKKKA